A single window of Eucalyptus grandis isolate ANBG69807.140 chromosome 1, ASM1654582v1, whole genome shotgun sequence DNA harbors:
- the LOC104414772 gene encoding dirigent protein 22 has product MALCTAKLIISSLLFTSTILFTANSHTFSRSLLPEELGLKKQKLSHLHFYFHDIVSGRNPTAVRVAEAKMTNTSTTAFGAVVMIDDPLTEGPELSSKIVGRAQGLYAYASLSEIGLLMVQNYFFTEGKYNGSTLSVLGRNAVFSGVREMPIVGGSRLFRFARGYAQAKTHSLDLQTGDAVVEYNVYVFHY; this is encoded by the coding sequence ATGGCTCTTTGCACCGCAAAGCTCATcatctcctctctccttttcaCTTCCACCATTTTATTTACCGCAAATTCTCACACTTTCTCAAGAAGCTTGCTTCCGGAAGAGCTTGGCCTCAAGAAGCAGAAGCTGAGCCACCTCCACTTCTACTTCCACGACATAGTGAGCGGCCGCAACCCAACTGCAGTGCGCGTGGCCGAGGCCAAGATGACCAACACGTCCACCACAGCGTTTGGCGCCGTCGTCATGATCGACGACCCATTGACCGAGGGCCCAGAATTGAGCTCCAAGATCGTCGGCCGGGCTCAGGGACTCTATGCGTACGCATCGCTGAGCGAGATCGGCCTGCTGATGGTGCAGAACTACTTCTTCACTGAAGGGAAGTACAACGGGAGCACGCTTAGCGTACTCGGCCGGAACGCTGTGTTCTCCGGCGTGAGGGAGATGCCAATCGTCGGCGGGAGCAGGCTCTTCCGGTTCGCGCGCGGGTACGCTCAGGCGAAGACACACTCGCTCGATCTCCAGACAGGCGATGCGGTTGTGGAGTACAACGTTTACGTCTTCCATTATTGA